The bacterium DNA window ACCAAAATAGGGAATTGTTATTTCAATATGCAGGATTTCAAAAAGGCAAAACAAATATATAAAGAAGCGCTTAAACAAGACCCTTCGCTAACTCAAATCAAGGAATTTGTGAAACGATTGGATAAAATTATTGAATTGGGTGAAAATGGCAAACAATAACGAAGACAGCTCATTTGGCCGCGGAATTCAGAAAGCGGGAGAAGTAATAATATTATTGTTTCGAACCCTATATTTCTCTACGCTTGCTCATCGCAATTCCAAACGAATAATTCAACAGATAGCCGAAATAGGTGTAGATTCAGTGCCTATGGTATCTCTTATGGCAATCTTTACAGGAATGGTTATGGGACTGCAGGCAGGTCATGAATTATTAAAATTCCAAGCACAAGAATTTTTAGGTGTCGGAGTTGCAGCTACTTTGGTTAGAGAACTTGGGCCGGTTCTTACAGGTCTTATCGTGGCGGGTAGAGCAGGAGCCGCAATGACAGCGGAAATAGGAACGATGCAAGTTTCAGAAGAAGTGGATGCGCTTCGTTCAATGGCTATTGACCCGATACAATACTTAATTATGCCGCGTTTTGTTGCCGCTATAATAGTCCTGCCTTTGCTTACTATTTTAACCGATGTTTTAGGTATAAGCGGAGGTTTTTTAATCGGCAGAGCTCAACTAAACATAAAGTTATACGACTATGTACGGCACATGATAGATTTTGTTACGTTAAAAGATTTTGCAAACGGTATCGTAAAATCTATAGTTTTCGGCGGAATAATCGCGACTATGGCTTGTTATCACGGACTTAAAACCGAAGGCGGAGCAAGGGGTGTAGGCAAAGCCACTACCTTATCAGTTGTAGATTCCTTTTTGCTTATACTGGTTTCGGATTATTTTATAACCCATATTCTTTATTAAATAAACTAAAAAGATTACACTGAATTATTAAAACATGGAAGAAGAAATTACTATTAAGGTAAAAAATTTGACCAAAAGTTTTAACGGTAATAAAGTTTTAGATGGGCTGAACCTCGATATTAAAAAAGGGGAAACGCTTGGAATATTGGGCAAAAGCGGAATTGGCAAATCCGTGCTTTTGAAACATTTAATTGGGCTTATGAAGCCGGACAGT harbors:
- a CDS encoding ABC transporter permease, translated to MANNNEDSSFGRGIQKAGEVIILLFRTLYFSTLAHRNSKRIIQQIAEIGVDSVPMVSLMAIFTGMVMGLQAGHELLKFQAQEFLGVGVAATLVRELGPVLTGLIVAGRAGAAMTAEIGTMQVSEEVDALRSMAIDPIQYLIMPRFVAAIIVLPLLTILTDVLGISGGFLIGRAQLNIKLYDYVRHMIDFVTLKDFANGIVKSIVFGGIIATMACYHGLKTEGGARGVGKATTLSVVDSFLLILVSDYFITHILY